From the genome of Candidatus Methylomirabilis limnetica:
ACCATCTCGTGGGCAAGAATTCGTGTTGGCCGGCCCCATAGCGGAAACAGCGGCGTGAGCCCAGTGCCCTGCATCCGGCTCTCACGATATTGTCGGACATCCTCGAGGAAGAGATCACCGAAGGCGACATGCGTAATCTTGAGCTGTGTGCGCGCCTCAGCCAGGGCCCGACCCATCGCCTCCTCATAGGCCGCATTCGAGCATGGCCAGGGCAGCGGCACATTGATGAGCGGGAGATCGGCGGCTCGTGCCTGCGCCTCGACCAGCCCACGCCGCACGGCGTGCATGGCCACCCGGTCGAACGCCTCGTTGAAGGTGGTGAGCAGTCCCACTACCTCGATCTCACCGCCCTGCCGCAAGACCTGGAGCGTCCAGGCCGAGTCCTTCCCGCTGCTCCAGGCGATCAGGACACGAGGACGGTTGTATCCGGGTTTCATTACTTGCCCACCTCAAAGGTCATCCATCCACTCCAATCTGCTTCGAAGTTGTATTTACTGTTCGTATGCCTGGGCTCGGATATCATATGCACCTAGCTTCAGGTCTAATTCCCATGTTGCACCTTCAGGCGTGCAATTCTTGATCGGATCAATCAAACCGGTAATGCTTCTTGACGGGGCGGCGGATGTCCCAGGTGCAGGCCATCCCGACGGGAAAGGTGACGAGATCGCCCTTGCCGACCTGCACCGGCTCCCATCCCTCTGGCGTCACGATCACCTCCCCCTCCAGGATATAACAAGTCTCCGTGCTGTCGTAGCTCCAGGGAAAGATGGAGACCTCTTTACTCCAGGTTGGCCAGTCCTCGACCTTGAGCGCTGTGAGTCGCGCCGGGGAAGGGTTGCGCTCCACTCGAATCTTCATGCATCCGTCCTCCTTTCGTTTCAGGATGCCTTCTTCGTACGTAGCCGCATGGTAAGATGTCCCTGACGACATGGTCAAGCCCAAACTATTCCAAACCCATTCATCGAAGCGTCATTGCGAGGAGCGGAGCGACGAAGCAATCTCTCAGTAAAAGTACGGTGAGATTACCGCGCTCCCTTCGGTCACTCGCAATGACGGACCAATGAAAGGGTTGCGCTTTAATCTATTCTCGCCTTCTCGAACGATCCTTGGAAACG
Proteins encoded in this window:
- a CDS encoding cupin domain-containing protein; translation: MKIRVERNPSPARLTALKVEDWPTWSKEVSIFPWSYDSTETCYILEGEVIVTPEGWEPVQVGKGDLVTFPVGMACTWDIRRPVKKHYRFD
- a CDS encoding ATP-binding protein; its protein translation is MKPGYNRPRVLIAWSSGKDSAWTLQVLRQGGEIEVVGLLTTFNEAFDRVAMHAVRRGLVEAQARAADLPLINVPLPWPCSNAAYEEAMGRALAEARTQLKITHVAFGDLFLEDVRQYRESRMQGTGLTPLFPLWGRPTRILAHEMVSAGLRARITCVDPKRLSPSYAGRLFDGNLLDELPDEVDPCGERGEFHTFAYEGPMFAHSIPVSLGEVVTRDGFVFADLLPGTDSDGTSEL